A single Loxodonta africana isolate mLoxAfr1 chromosome 24, mLoxAfr1.hap2, whole genome shotgun sequence DNA region contains:
- the PFDN4 gene encoding prefoldin subunit 4 produces the protein MAATMKKAAAEDVNVTFEDQQKINKFARNTSRITELKEEIDVKKKQLQNLEDACDDIMLADDDCLMIPYQVGDVFISHSQEETQEMLEEAKKNLQEEIDALESRVESIQRVLADLKIQLYAKFGSNINLEADES, from the exons ATGGCGGCCACCATGAAGAAGGCG gcTGCAGAAGATGTAAATGTTACTTTTGAAgaccaacaaaaaataaacaagtttGCACGGAACACGAGTAGAATCACAGAGCTCAAGGAAGAAATAGATGTAAAAAAG AAACAACTCCAAAATTTAGAAGATGCTTGTGATGACATCATGTTGGCAGACGACGACTGCTTGATGATACCTTATCAAGTTGGTGATGTTTTCATTAGCCATTCTCAAGAGGAAACACAAGAAATGTTAGAAGAAGCAAAG aaaaATTTGCAGGAAGAAATTGATGCCTTAGAATCCAGAGTGGAATCCATTCAGCGGGTGTTAGCAGATTTGAAAATTCAATTATATGCAAAATTTGGGAGCAACATAAACCTTGAAGCCGATGAAAGTTAA